DNA sequence from the Tepidibacillus fermentans genome:
TATTAATCTCTACCTTACCTCTACCTGACAAATCATTGGATATAATTCGCGTCGTCGATCCAAGGATAATTCCAGGTAGTAGTAATTTAAGGGCCATCGATCCTGAAATATATTCCTTACCAAATAATAAAAGGATAATGAAATCTGATAGAAGGTAGAAAACAACGCCAATGAACACAGATAATAGTAAAACATTTCTACTCACAATTGAGGTCAAAGCGTTCCTTTCTTCCTCTTTCTTATAAGAGGAGATTCTTGGAAACAAAACAAGTGATATGGATGTTGAGAAAATCCAGATTCTTTCTGCAATACTTACCGCATTATTATAAATTCCCACCGCAGCGGGATTGATGAAATAAGAAATAATCAGCATGCTGACACGATAATTCAAAAAAGTCATGACGTTGGATAAATGTGCTTTGATACCATATGTCAAAGAGTCCTTAAAATAAGAATAGGAGAACTCACCATCCTTTATTCCTAAAGAAAGCCGTTTCTTTGCAAGATATACACTTACGATATAGGTAATCACCTGCCCAAATAAAAAGGCAAAAACAGCACCATTTATGCCAAAATCAAAGACAACGATCAAAAGAATCGAAACTAGTAAAATCGTTAATTGATTCAATAAACCAATCACATTATATGATATAAAATCTTCAACCCCTTGAAAGACCGTTTGAATGAATTGGTTCATGAACAAAATTGGCAAAATCAATAATGTCAGCAATAAATAGCTTTGTGATATTCCACTAAAAAATTGCTCATGGAAGAAAAAAATAACGACTAAACCTACGAAAAAGGAAATCGCACCCAACACGAGTGCAGAAATATTGTTCGTTTTATAAATGGAACTTAACTTCACCTTTCCCTGACCGATGTAATAAGCGCTAGAAACCCCTACCCCTAAGTTGAAAAAAGTGAAGAGTAACGTCGATAATAAGGTAATTAAAGCATATTTCCCTTGCCCATCAGCTCCTAAATATCTAGCAATCAGAATTTGAGTGACTAGTCCAATTAGAATACTCGTCACTTGCCTTATTAAGGTAGATGTACTATTCCTAATAAAACTATTTGATTTCCCCATGTTGATGTTCCTTCACATATAGAATATTAGTAATATCTGTTTAACATTCTCATTTTACTATTTCACTCAAACTCTGTCTATTTATAGATGTTCCTATTTTTTTTGGAACAAACGTAGTTTTTGTTCATTCAATTTTGCTAACTTCACCAATAAATTTATTTGTTTTTCGACACCTGCCCAACTAAATTAGCTTCTCAAAAATTATCAAGAAACTTTAAAGTACAAAAAATAACCCTTTCTGAAAGAGAAAGGATTATGTCAAGTCAGATATGTTTCTATTTTCGCTAGGCATTCATCGATTATTTTATCTATTTCTTCAATTTGTTCATCTTCTGGATTATACTTCTTTAAAATTTTTAGATTACGAGCTTTCCAATCCAATGATTTAACCTAATGCAACAAGAAGTCCCCTATCCTATTTAGGTGGGAGATGAATTGTTGCCA
Encoded proteins:
- a CDS encoding flippase; translation: MGKSNSFIRNSTSTLIRQVTSILIGLVTQILIARYLGADGQGKYALITLLSTLLFTFFNLGVGVSSAYYIGQGKVKLSSIYKTNNISALVLGAISFFVGLVVIFFFHEQFFSGISQSYLLLTLLILPILFMNQFIQTVFQGVEDFISYNVIGLLNQLTILLVSILLIVVFDFGINGAVFAFLFGQVITYIVSVYLAKKRLSLGIKDGEFSYSYFKDSLTYGIKAHLSNVMTFLNYRVSMLIISYFINPAAVGIYNNAVSIAERIWIFSTSISLVLFPRISSYKKEEERNALTSIVSRNVLLLSVFIGVVFYLLSDFIILLLFGKEYISGSMALKLLLPGIILGSTTRIISNDLSGRGKVEINMYTSFITVALNIVLNLIMVPRLGINGASLASTITYGMDFFIKVILFKRITGVPYHKFLLVGQEDFQMYGRLIHKVSIRVRKV